From one bacterium genomic stretch:
- a CDS encoding DUF58 domain-containing protein, which produces MSGEYHAVFKGRGMNFSEVREYQIGDDVRTIDWNVSARTGKPHVKLFEEERELVVMLMCDVSSSSLFGSGRSLKMEIAAELAAVLSFSAIKNNDKVGLLLFTDHVEKFVAPRKGRSHILRILRELITFEPKRCGTSLSQALEYMLNITKKRAIVFLISDFIDDGYAKPLRICARKHDLLALHLIDPREYVWPDLGLVKLHDAESGKPLWVDSSSKQGKRELFGQFMRWQDSVKQNIQRSGADYMQLDVSEDYVRSLVTMFKRRELRR; this is translated from the coding sequence ATGTCTGGAGAGTACCATGCGGTGTTCAAAGGACGGGGTATGAATTTCTCCGAAGTTCGCGAGTATCAAATCGGTGATGACGTCCGAACCATTGACTGGAATGTCTCTGCACGAACTGGAAAGCCGCATGTAAAGCTGTTCGAAGAAGAGAGGGAGCTGGTCGTCATGCTGATGTGTGATGTTTCTAGCTCGTCGCTGTTCGGATCTGGACGTTCGCTTAAGATGGAAATCGCCGCCGAGCTTGCCGCTGTGCTATCGTTTTCCGCGATTAAGAATAACGACAAAGTCGGACTGCTGCTCTTTACCGATCACGTCGAGAAATTTGTCGCTCCGCGCAAAGGGAGATCGCATATACTCCGGATTCTTCGTGAATTGATAACTTTTGAACCAAAAAGATGCGGCACAAGCCTGTCTCAAGCGCTTGAGTACATGCTGAATATCACGAAAAAGAGAGCGATTGTTTTCTTGATTTCTGATTTCATTGACGACGGGTACGCCAAACCTTTGAGAATCTGTGCGCGAAAGCACGATCTCCTCGCACTTCACTTGATTGATCCGCGTGAATATGTATGGCCGGACCTCGGTTTGGTGAAACTGCATGACGCAGAGTCTGGAAAGCCGCTATGGGTTGACAGTTCATCGAAGCAAGGGAAGCGCGAACTCTTTGGTCAGTTTATGCGATGGCAGGATTCTGTCAAGCAGAATATTCAAAGATCCGGCGCTGATTACATGCAGCTCGATGTTTCGGAAGATTATGTTCGCAGTCTTGTCACGATGTTCAAGAGACGGGAACTGAGAAGGTGA
- a CDS encoding AAA family ATPase → MDADIRELTLRVEREAELADRILAEAGKVVVGQKYMLERLLIGLFSNGHVLLEGVPGLAKTLTIKTLSSTVNAQFQRIQFTPDLLPADLVGTLVYNQKDGAFTTKKGPVFTNFVLADEINRAPAKVQSALLEAMQEQQVTIGDSTYPLPQPFLVLATQNPIEQEGTYPLPEAQVDRFMLKVTVDYPRREEEARIMRTFSRSAQPSINPVATTAELIRIRALVESIYVDPKIEEYVLDLVFTSRHPDKHKLPELKPLIQYGASPRASIFLLKAARAHAFLRHRGYVVPEDIRAIGMDVLRHRIGVTYEAEAEEINSESIVEKIFGAVEVP, encoded by the coding sequence ATGGATGCAGATATTCGAGAATTGACGCTCAGAGTAGAGCGGGAGGCTGAACTTGCGGACAGAATACTCGCCGAAGCTGGGAAAGTTGTTGTAGGTCAGAAATACATGTTAGAGCGGCTCCTGATTGGACTCTTCAGCAATGGGCATGTGCTGCTCGAAGGAGTCCCCGGCTTGGCCAAAACTCTGACGATCAAGACTCTTTCCTCCACTGTCAACGCACAGTTTCAACGCATCCAATTTACGCCTGACTTATTGCCGGCCGACCTTGTTGGAACGCTTGTGTACAACCAGAAGGACGGAGCTTTTACGACGAAGAAGGGCCCCGTTTTCACAAATTTCGTGCTTGCTGACGAAATTAACAGGGCGCCGGCGAAGGTTCAATCCGCTTTGCTCGAGGCAATGCAGGAACAGCAGGTGACGATTGGAGATTCCACTTACCCGCTGCCACAGCCCTTTCTCGTACTCGCCACTCAGAACCCCATCGAGCAAGAGGGAACATACCCTTTGCCCGAGGCGCAGGTTGATCGTTTTATGCTGAAGGTCACTGTGGACTATCCTCGCAGGGAAGAAGAGGCGAGAATAATGCGGACTTTTTCCAGAAGTGCACAGCCGTCAATTAATCCAGTGGCAACTACCGCCGAGCTGATCCGCATCCGGGCCTTGGTGGAGTCCATTTACGTCGACCCGAAGATTGAAGAGTATGTGCTGGATCTAGTGTTTACAAGTCGCCATCCGGACAAACACAAACTCCCTGAACTCAAACCACTGATTCAATACGGCGCCTCGCCGCGAGCCTCGATTTTCCTTCTCAAGGCTGCACGTGCTCACGCGTTCTTGCGGCACCGAGGATACGTCGTACCAGAAGATATTCGTGCAATTGGTATGGATGTTCTGCGACATCGCATCGGGGTAACTTATGAGGCGGAAGCTGAAGAAATTAACAGCGAGTCGATCGTAGAGAAGATTTTCGGTGCAGTTGAGGTACCGTAA
- a CDS encoding tetratricopeptide repeat protein: MLRYLIRGSILTGLALTLLSLGCKSGPTDQELFERANTAQGQSDFPTAIKAYEELVQRYPKSDYAPKCQFMVGYLYANHLKDTEKARAAYQAFIRNYPDDSLVKDAQWELDHLGQDVNEIDELNKLIGTPDSAAKQG; the protein is encoded by the coding sequence ATGCTGCGATATTTGATTCGTGGAAGTATTCTCACGGGGCTAGCGCTGACCCTGCTCAGCTTGGGATGCAAGTCGGGACCAACAGATCAGGAACTTTTTGAAAGAGCAAATACTGCTCAAGGTCAAAGTGACTTCCCAACAGCAATCAAGGCGTATGAAGAGCTGGTCCAGCGATATCCCAAGTCGGACTATGCTCCAAAGTGTCAATTTATGGTGGGTTACCTTTATGCGAATCACTTGAAAGACACAGAGAAGGCCCGGGCGGCTTACCAGGCATTCATTCGTAACTATCCTGATGACAGTCTCGTCAAGGACGCCCAGTGGGAGCTTGACCACCTTGGTCAGGACGTAAATGAGATAGATGAGTTAAATAAGCTGATTGGCACGCCTGACTCTGCTGCAAAGCAAGGATGA
- a CDS encoding histidine triad nucleotide-binding protein: MPETIFGRIIAGEIPADKLLENEDLIAIRDINPQAPVHLLIIPKKNIVGVSDSSSEDTVLLGKLISAARELAVQTGISSSGYRIVINNGESAGQSVPHLHVHLLGGREFRWPPG; this comes from the coding sequence ATGCCAGAGACCATTTTTGGCAGAATAATCGCGGGTGAAATTCCGGCAGATAAGTTATTGGAAAACGAAGATTTAATTGCAATACGTGACATTAATCCTCAGGCTCCTGTTCATCTGCTAATTATACCCAAGAAGAACATTGTCGGTGTTTCGGATTCATCTTCTGAGGATACAGTTCTGCTTGGGAAGCTTATCAGCGCGGCAAGGGAGTTGGCAGTACAAACAGGAATTTCGAGCAGCGGGTATCGAATTGTCATCAATAACGGTGAGTCTGCAGGTCAATCTGTCCCCCATTTGCATGTTCATCTCCTTGGAGGCCGGGAGTTTCGCTGGCCGCCCGGTTAA
- the glgB gene encoding 1,4-alpha-glucan branching protein GlgB — protein sequence MSTQITPHDRYLFNEGSHFRLYQKLGAHLGHQDGRHGVSFAVWAPDARSVSLIGDFNGWNPDRTPMTQIESSGIWHTFVDGLKAGDAYKYHIWSRVSRYEVDKTDPFAFRTEMPPKSAAIVHDNSYAWHDQSWMKNRADRNADRAPISIYEMHLGSWDRVRHDGNRSLHYRELAPRLIRYLKENGFTHVEFLPVMEHPYYGSWGYQTSSYFAPSARYGTPQDLMYLIDQLHLNEIGVILDWVPSHFATDEFSLGYFDGTFVFEHADRRQGFHPDWGSFIFNYGRDEVRSFLISSAFYWLDVYHADGLRVDGVASMLYLDYSRKHGEWIPNKYGGKENIDAIEFLKRLNHEVGTAFPGTISIAEESTSWPMVSRPPYIGGLGFRMKWDMGWMHDTLEYMRLDPIFRKYHHHLLTFRMLYAWTENFVLPLSHDEVVHGKGSLLNKMSGDMWQKFANLRLLYAYMWGMPGKKLLFMGGEFAQWREWNHDDSLDWNLLDFDSHAGMQRWIKDLNHLYASEPALHKIEFDQVGFEWIDCHDSDQSVFIFIRKGEEYDSQILVALNFTPVVRYDYKIGVPMAGHWHECLNSDAVSYWGSGVGNLGGVNTVDEPSHGHKHSIHLTIPPLGAVFLRSPKPHQSK from the coding sequence ATGTCCACTCAAATAACACCACACGATCGATACTTGTTTAATGAAGGTAGCCATTTCCGGCTATACCAGAAGCTGGGTGCACATTTGGGACATCAAGATGGACGCCACGGGGTATCCTTTGCCGTTTGGGCACCAGATGCTCGAAGTGTATCGTTGATCGGGGATTTCAACGGATGGAACCCGGACAGAACACCGATGACTCAAATTGAATCAAGCGGCATCTGGCACACATTTGTTGACGGACTTAAGGCAGGCGATGCATACAAATATCACATTTGGTCTCGGGTCTCCCGCTATGAAGTTGACAAGACCGATCCTTTCGCTTTCAGGACGGAAATGCCGCCAAAGTCTGCGGCGATTGTCCATGACAATTCGTATGCTTGGCACGATCAATCATGGATGAAAAACCGGGCGGATCGAAATGCGGACCGCGCACCCATCAGCATTTATGAAATGCATCTTGGCAGCTGGGACAGGGTAAGGCACGATGGAAACCGGTCACTTCATTACAGAGAGCTTGCACCACGCCTAATCCGGTACTTGAAAGAGAATGGGTTTACGCACGTGGAGTTCCTGCCAGTCATGGAACATCCGTATTATGGTTCATGGGGATACCAGACGAGTTCTTACTTCGCCCCATCAGCACGCTACGGGACGCCGCAAGACTTGATGTATCTCATAGACCAGCTGCACTTGAATGAAATCGGAGTCATTCTGGACTGGGTTCCGTCTCATTTCGCTACAGATGAGTTTTCACTGGGATACTTTGATGGCACGTTCGTTTTTGAACATGCCGATCGGCGGCAGGGCTTCCACCCCGACTGGGGCAGTTTCATCTTTAATTATGGCAGAGATGAGGTGAGGAGCTTCCTGATTAGTTCAGCCTTCTATTGGCTTGACGTTTACCATGCTGATGGTTTACGTGTTGACGGAGTCGCGTCAATGCTGTACCTTGACTACTCACGAAAGCACGGTGAGTGGATTCCTAACAAGTACGGCGGGAAGGAAAATATCGATGCCATTGAATTTCTGAAGAGGCTCAATCACGAAGTCGGTACCGCGTTCCCTGGCACAATTTCGATTGCAGAGGAAAGCACATCTTGGCCAATGGTATCTCGGCCTCCGTACATTGGAGGTCTGGGATTTCGGATGAAGTGGGATATGGGATGGATGCATGACACACTTGAATACATGCGGCTGGATCCGATATTCAGGAAGTACCATCATCATCTGCTGACCTTCAGAATGCTTTACGCATGGACAGAGAATTTCGTTTTGCCGCTGTCCCACGATGAAGTCGTTCACGGCAAAGGATCGCTCCTGAACAAAATGAGCGGTGACATGTGGCAGAAGTTCGCGAATCTAAGACTGCTCTATGCTTATATGTGGGGAATGCCGGGGAAGAAGCTTTTATTCATGGGAGGAGAATTTGCACAGTGGCGCGAATGGAACCATGATGACTCCCTGGACTGGAACTTGCTTGACTTTGATTCGCATGCCGGAATGCAGCGATGGATCAAGGATCTGAATCATTTGTACGCAAGCGAGCCGGCTTTGCACAAGATTGAGTTTGATCAAGTCGGATTCGAATGGATTGATTGCCACGATAGCGATCAATCTGTATTCATATTCATTCGAAAGGGAGAGGAGTACGATTCTCAGATTCTGGTCGCACTGAACTTCACACCGGTAGTGAGGTACGATTACAAAATTGGCGTTCCGATGGCCGGCCATTGGCACGAATGTCTGAATTCCGATGCTGTGAGTTACTGGGGATCCGGTGTTGGAAACTTAGGGGGAGTAAACACGGTCGACGAACCTTCACATGGTCATAAGCATTCTATTCATTTAACCATACCGCCTTTGGGAGCCGTGTTTCTTAGAAGCCCGAAGCCGCATCAAAGCAAGTAA
- a CDS encoding cobalamin-binding protein has protein sequence MSELRIVTLTASATEIVCALGAERNLVGISHECDYPEHILNRPRCTRTLIDPNLESSEIDEQVRQFSASGVSLYQVDESLLKSLRPNVIITQTQCEVCAVSPSDLEFLGSKEFDGSPLLLNLEMSHLSGLYDDILEVARAIRKESAAFELCAALRKRLERIRKRTYSFPKRSVVCIEWLDPIMISGNWMPELVECAGGRSLLNDAGGRSATISFQDIVAANPDVIVFLPCGFPLLRTLNEFERVVQLHDWESLPAFRRGTVYAADGNAYFNRPGPRLADSAEILAQILHPAVFDFPDIENAYRQITSDFHKMKQKQ, from the coding sequence ATGTCTGAACTCCGAATAGTCACATTAACTGCAAGTGCCACGGAGATTGTGTGCGCGCTTGGCGCCGAACGAAACCTCGTCGGCATTAGTCATGAATGTGATTATCCGGAACATATTCTGAACCGTCCACGATGCACAAGGACCCTTATAGACCCGAATCTTGAAAGCAGTGAAATCGATGAGCAGGTCAGACAATTTTCTGCGAGCGGTGTCTCCCTGTATCAAGTAGATGAATCTTTGCTCAAGTCGCTGCGGCCGAATGTAATCATCACTCAAACGCAGTGCGAAGTTTGCGCGGTGAGCCCAAGTGACCTAGAATTTCTTGGCAGCAAGGAGTTTGACGGTAGCCCCTTGCTCCTGAATTTGGAAATGTCACATTTGTCAGGTCTCTACGATGACATTTTGGAAGTGGCAAGGGCTATTCGGAAGGAAAGCGCAGCGTTCGAATTGTGCGCAGCATTGCGAAAAAGACTTGAGCGCATTCGCAAACGGACATATTCCTTTCCGAAGAGAAGTGTTGTTTGCATTGAATGGTTGGATCCAATCATGATTTCAGGGAATTGGATGCCCGAGCTTGTGGAGTGCGCTGGCGGCAGGTCCTTACTCAATGATGCGGGTGGCAGAAGCGCGACCATTTCCTTTCAGGATATTGTGGCCGCTAATCCGGATGTAATCGTTTTTCTGCCTTGTGGTTTTCCACTTCTGAGAACCTTGAATGAATTCGAAAGGGTAGTTCAATTACACGATTGGGAATCGTTGCCCGCATTCCGGAGAGGCACAGTGTATGCCGCAGACGGCAATGCGTACTTCAACCGTCCCGGTCCTCGACTGGCCGACTCTGCTGAAATTCTCGCTCAAATTCTCCATCCAGCTGTTTTCGATTTTCCTGATATCGAGAACGCCTACAGGCAGATTACTTCTGACTTTCACAAAATGAAGCAAAAGCAGTGA
- a CDS encoding MFS transporter encodes MKSRTQHLFGQIALFGRPFWMVNVMEMIERLAYYGVRVVIPIYIAQADEINGLHFTQIQKGIIFFYWALVQSLVPMFSGGFADRYGYKRTIALSITLNIAGYLLMATQREFYPFLFACCVLALGTAIFKPGIQGTLVQSISKDSSSVGWGMFYMVVNIGGFLGPPLAHFLYGISWPAVFYGCAAIISLNYLMLLTYKEVQAGGDQTGTPWTIFKTTCVNMVRPWWLIPAAAGTIILSFILPLPGSIRVGTVLVSLGMLIIRTTRVGAFIWLMSGFWLMFMQLFDILPNFIVDWVDSSMIVQSLNLPSWMTDVTPRGTMITQEWMINANSGLIVLFVVFVSYMVAKMRRLTSILLGMTISAAGLVAAGFTMSGYLCLMGILLFSIGEMLASPKMNDYLGVIAPEGQKALYMGYANIPLAIGWSYGSLMGGEVYDKMGDKANLALRYLESNFGFTKSLSIEDAVNKAQAAGIDSLAAVNAVSEAFVQGEGISRSGATAFLGTISNMDAAQVTKLLWDTYHPYKLWYQFAAIGIASAIGVAIYAHFAHKWQSKDI; translated from the coding sequence GTGAAATCAAGAACACAGCACCTGTTCGGACAAATTGCGCTGTTTGGCCGCCCGTTCTGGATGGTAAACGTGATGGAGATGATCGAGCGTCTCGCCTATTATGGTGTGCGCGTGGTCATTCCAATTTACATTGCCCAAGCCGACGAAATTAACGGCCTGCATTTCACGCAGATTCAGAAAGGAATAATATTCTTCTATTGGGCATTGGTTCAATCACTTGTGCCAATGTTTTCTGGAGGATTTGCCGACAGGTACGGTTACAAACGTACAATTGCATTAAGTATTACGCTTAACATTGCGGGATATCTCTTGATGGCAACCCAACGGGAGTTTTATCCTTTCCTCTTCGCGTGCTGCGTACTGGCACTTGGCACTGCAATCTTTAAACCTGGAATACAAGGGACACTGGTTCAGTCGATTTCAAAGGATTCGTCCTCGGTCGGATGGGGCATGTTCTATATGGTGGTAAATATCGGCGGTTTCCTTGGGCCTCCGCTTGCGCACTTTCTTTATGGGATATCTTGGCCGGCCGTTTTCTACGGATGCGCTGCAATCATTAGCCTGAATTACTTGATGCTCCTGACGTATAAGGAGGTTCAGGCAGGCGGTGATCAGACAGGAACTCCGTGGACGATCTTCAAGACCACGTGCGTCAATATGGTCAGGCCATGGTGGCTGATTCCGGCTGCAGCCGGCACTATCATCCTGTCTTTTATTCTTCCGTTGCCGGGATCAATTCGCGTTGGTACGGTTCTGGTTTCGCTCGGAATGCTTATTATTCGGACAACGCGAGTCGGTGCGTTTATATGGCTGATGTCAGGTTTCTGGCTCATGTTCATGCAATTGTTTGACATACTCCCCAATTTCATCGTCGATTGGGTGGATAGCTCAATGATTGTACAGTCACTTAATTTGCCCTCATGGATGACCGACGTCACGCCACGGGGGACAATGATCACCCAAGAATGGATGATCAACGCGAATTCGGGACTGATAGTTCTCTTTGTTGTCTTCGTGTCCTACATGGTGGCAAAAATGCGTCGTCTCACATCCATTCTACTTGGGATGACCATATCGGCCGCCGGACTGGTGGCTGCCGGCTTCACAATGTCAGGATACTTGTGCTTGATGGGCATACTGTTGTTTAGCATTGGAGAAATGCTGGCCAGCCCGAAAATGAACGACTATCTCGGAGTGATTGCCCCGGAAGGTCAGAAGGCTCTCTACATGGGCTATGCGAATATTCCGCTTGCCATCGGCTGGAGTTATGGTTCGCTAATGGGCGGTGAGGTTTACGACAAAATGGGGGACAAGGCAAATCTTGCGCTTAGGTACTTGGAAAGCAATTTTGGATTTACCAAATCGCTTAGTATTGAGGATGCAGTCAACAAGGCTCAAGCGGCAGGCATCGATTCGCTTGCAGCAGTGAACGCGGTATCGGAAGCATTTGTTCAGGGAGAGGGAATTTCTCGTTCCGGAGCAACAGCATTTTTGGGCACGATTAGTAATATGGATGCCGCGCAAGTGACTAAACTGTTGTGGGACACCTATCATCCCTACAAATTGTGGTACCAATTCGCCGCAATAGGCATCGCTTCCGCCATAGGTGTCGCAATTTACGCTCACTTTGCGCATAAGTGGCAATCAAAGGACATTTGA
- a CDS encoding aminotransferase class I/II-fold pyridoxal phosphate-dependent enzyme, with amino-acid sequence MSVMKSIKPAIRTERVTYAVRDVVVLAKQVAATGKEMLYLNIGDPNLFDFATPEHVIEATAKAMRENRNGYAPSSGIAAALSAIARDAERNNISNIQDIFVTTGASEAIDICLSALVNAGENVLTPTPGYPLYTALLAKLEAQEVPYYLDEDNGWQPDLDDIASKINNKTRAIVLINPNNPTGSVCDRKTLEGILELARKHSLVVFADEIYDKLILDGGRHVSIASLDKSHPIVTFNGLSKAYVAPGFRIGWGIISGDRSRVSDYVEAVNKLLRARLSANHPEQFAIAPALDGDQSHLEILKQKLSRRRDISVDMLNSIPGVSCVAPTGAFYAFPRLQIEQEDELFVQELIKATGVVTVHGSGFGQRPGTKHFRIVFLPPEDTLRKAYGLIGQFISQFSAVTA; translated from the coding sequence ATGAGTGTAATGAAATCCATCAAACCCGCAATCAGAACCGAACGAGTTACCTACGCCGTTCGAGACGTAGTTGTTCTTGCAAAGCAAGTAGCGGCGACCGGCAAGGAAATGCTCTATCTTAATATCGGCGACCCCAATCTGTTCGATTTTGCAACACCTGAACACGTCATAGAAGCGACGGCAAAGGCAATGCGCGAGAATAGAAACGGTTATGCGCCGTCTTCAGGGATTGCAGCAGCACTTTCGGCAATTGCGCGTGACGCAGAGAGAAATAACATTTCCAACATTCAAGACATTTTCGTTACAACCGGTGCGAGCGAGGCCATTGACATATGTCTATCAGCACTTGTAAATGCTGGTGAGAATGTTTTGACACCTACCCCGGGTTACCCGCTGTACACTGCTCTGCTGGCCAAGCTGGAGGCACAGGAAGTACCTTATTATCTCGACGAAGACAACGGGTGGCAGCCTGATCTTGACGACATTGCTTCAAAGATTAACAACAAGACGCGGGCTATAGTTCTCATTAATCCGAATAATCCAACCGGATCTGTTTGCGATAGAAAAACACTGGAAGGAATTCTCGAGCTCGCTCGCAAACACTCTCTTGTTGTGTTTGCGGACGAAATCTATGACAAGCTGATACTCGACGGAGGCCGTCATGTCTCGATCGCTTCACTGGACAAAAGTCACCCGATTGTAACATTTAACGGACTCTCAAAAGCGTATGTTGCACCTGGGTTCCGAATTGGATGGGGCATCATCAGCGGTGACAGGTCACGAGTCAGCGATTACGTTGAGGCGGTTAACAAATTGCTTCGCGCAAGGCTCTCCGCAAACCATCCCGAGCAGTTCGCCATTGCACCTGCATTGGACGGAGACCAATCTCACTTGGAAATACTGAAACAGAAGCTTTCGCGTCGTCGCGATATTTCTGTTGACATGCTGAACTCTATTCCGGGTGTCTCGTGCGTGGCACCAACCGGCGCATTTTACGCGTTCCCTCGTCTGCAGATTGAACAAGAGGACGAATTGTTTGTGCAAGAGCTCATCAAAGCGACCGGCGTTGTAACAGTCCACGGCTCCGGATTTGGCCAGCGGCCTGGAACAAAGCATTTCCGGATTGTGTTCTTGCCGCCTGAAGACACGCTTCGCAAGGCATACGGTCTGATCGGCCAATTCATCTCCCAATTCTCCGCAGTTACGGCTTAG
- a CDS encoding NADH-quinone oxidoreductase subunit N, with translation MSLNDLLGILPELVVVFTALLAIVVDIAAKERNVSASQGVVVFGLGIAGVLSIFAATDAEMLLYGQVFNDGFAAWFRALFAFVGVLTAIFSPIYLKFRHIRLGEYYALLAMCVFGMMVMASAASLLLFFVGLETMSISLYVLVGLRRDDPASVEGGMKYLVLGAFSSAFLLYGMALIYGGIGSLEYNVIAQTLRESEGIGPMTASGIALLLVGFAFKISAVPFHFWSPDVYEGAPTTITAFMSTGAKAAAFIGLIRVFGQSLATTSEHWVTALSAVAVVTMTVGNVVALRQQNLKRMLAYSSIAHAGYLLVGIVAGSREAFAASGYYLIGYALMNLGAFGVLILLNQRGKGDYSFDALKGMGTVHPVLGLTMAVFMLSLIGIPPTAGFFGKLYVFSAAIKEGHLLLAIIGLLNSAIAAYYYLRVISTMYMSKPEGDVTVPQPFGYKAALAISSILIIVIGMFPDQLVEAMLRAVP, from the coding sequence ATGAGTTTGAACGATCTACTCGGAATTCTGCCTGAATTAGTAGTCGTTTTTACGGCACTGCTCGCGATCGTTGTTGATATTGCCGCGAAGGAGCGTAATGTATCGGCATCGCAGGGTGTTGTGGTCTTCGGACTGGGAATAGCCGGAGTGCTTTCCATATTCGCCGCAACGGACGCCGAGATGTTGTTATATGGGCAAGTTTTCAATGACGGCTTCGCCGCCTGGTTTCGTGCTCTTTTCGCATTTGTGGGTGTTTTGACGGCAATCTTCTCACCTATCTACCTTAAGTTCCGGCATATACGACTTGGTGAGTACTATGCTTTGCTGGCGATGTGCGTATTCGGCATGATGGTCATGGCCTCTGCGGCGAGTCTGTTGCTGTTCTTCGTTGGCTTGGAGACAATGTCCATTTCGTTGTATGTGCTTGTCGGACTAAGGCGCGATGATCCCGCCTCGGTAGAAGGTGGGATGAAGTATCTAGTGCTCGGCGCCTTCTCATCAGCATTTCTGCTTTACGGTATGGCACTTATCTACGGTGGAATTGGGTCGCTTGAATACAATGTCATCGCGCAGACTCTTCGTGAAAGCGAAGGAATCGGCCCGATGACTGCCAGCGGAATTGCGCTGTTACTTGTCGGATTTGCATTTAAGATTTCGGCAGTTCCTTTTCACTTCTGGTCGCCTGATGTCTATGAGGGAGCTCCTACAACGATTACCGCGTTCATGTCGACAGGTGCCAAAGCCGCGGCATTCATCGGCTTGATTCGGGTTTTTGGTCAGTCACTTGCGACGACGTCTGAGCATTGGGTTACCGCTCTTTCTGCTGTTGCGGTAGTTACGATGACTGTCGGAAATGTGGTAGCCCTTAGGCAGCAGAATTTGAAACGAATGCTCGCCTATTCGTCGATTGCACACGCCGGTTACTTACTCGTAGGTATTGTTGCAGGTTCGCGGGAGGCGTTTGCCGCGTCAGGTTACTATTTGATTGGCTACGCGCTGATGAATCTCGGTGCTTTTGGAGTTTTGATTCTCTTGAATCAGAGGGGCAAGGGTGACTACTCGTTTGACGCCTTGAAGGGAATGGGAACTGTGCATCCGGTCCTGGGCTTGACGATGGCAGTTTTTATGTTGTCTTTGATCGGCATTCCTCCGACGGCAGGCTTCTTCGGCAAACTTTATGTTTTTTCAGCTGCCATTAAGGAAGGTCATCTACTCCTTGCCATCATCGGTCTGCTCAATAGTGCGATTGCCGCTTACTATTACTTGAGAGTCATATCCACGATGTATATGTCAAAGCCCGAAGGGGACGTGACTGTGCCCCAGCCGTTTGGCTATAAAGCTGCCTTGGCAATCTCATCGATACTCATAATTGTCATTGGAATGTTTCCAGACCAATTGGTCGAGGCTATGCTGAGAGCCGTTCCGTGA